DNA sequence from the Acidimicrobiia bacterium genome:
TGGGCCGCCGAGCAGGCCGATAGGGAAGGGGGTCACTGATGCCCCAGTTCTACGACGCGCTTCCCACCGACTACCTCGCCGCCGGTGAGTCGATGACGGTGTCGGTCGACGGCTTCCCGGTGGCCGTCGCCAACGTCGAGGGTGAGTACTTCGCGTTCCAGAACCTCTGCCCTCACCAGGGCACCACGTTGGGCGGCCGCCCGATCGTCGACGGCCACTTCATCGTCTGCTCCCAGCACTCGAGTTGCTACAA
Encoded proteins:
- a CDS encoding Rieske 2Fe-2S domain-containing protein, coding for MPQFYDALPTDYLAAGESMTVSVDGFPVAVANVEGEYFAFQNLCPHQGTTLGGRPIVDGHFIVCSQHSSCYNVKTGECVHPSEGDGFHQDLMVFEVQVVDDVVQIKV